One window from the genome of Nicotiana sylvestris chromosome 9, ASM39365v2, whole genome shotgun sequence encodes:
- the LOC104249742 gene encoding probable polyamine transporter At3g13620: MTQEIDPPLSTMPENSPKLPITASTANSKNKKLTLIPLIFLIYFEVAGGPYGEEPAVQSAGPLFAILGFLIFPFIWSVPEALITAELSTTFPGNGGFVIWADKAFGPFWGSLMGTWKFLSGVINIASFPVLCISYMEKLFPIFSSGVPRFMAILVSTLLLSFLNYTGLTIVGYAAVVLGVVSLAPFLLMSLIAIPKIQPHRWISLGQKGVKKDWNLFFNTLFWNLNFWDNVSTLAGEVETPQKTFPLALFSAVIFTCLGYIIPLLAVTGAVSVDQSEWETGFMANAAEIICGKWLKFWIEIGAVLSAIGLFEAQLSSSAFQLLGMAELAFLPKFFGLRSKWFNTPWVGILLSTAISLGMSYMNFTDIISSANFLYSLGMFLEFSSFIWLRRKFPLIKRPYRVPMKLPGLVIMCLIPCVFLVFIMAIATKIVFLISGLMTVGAIGWYFLIKICRSKKWLKFNDVDIHVEDPIVG; this comes from the coding sequence ATGACACAAGAAATTGATCCTCCACTTTCCACCATGCCagaaaactctccaaaactcccCATAACTGCATCCACTGCAAATTCCAAGAACAAAAAACTCACTCTTATCCCTCTaattttcctcatatattttgaAGTAGCAGGTGGTCCTTATGGTGAAGAACCAGCAGTTCAATCTGCTGGTCCTTTATTTGCAATTCTTGGTTTTTTAATTTTCCCATTTATTTGGAGTGTCCCTGAAGCTTTAATTACTGCTGAATTATCCACAACTTTTCCTGGAAATGGTGGTTTTGTTATATGGGCTGATAAAGCTTTTGGTCCCTTTTGGGGTTCATTAATGGGTACATGGAAATTCTTGAGTGGGGTAATTAACATTGCTTCTTTTCCTGTTCTTTGTATTAGTTATATGGAGAAgctttttccaattttctcatcTGGGGTTCCAAGATTTATGGCAATCTTGGTTTCTACTTTGTTACTTTCTTTTTTAAACTATACTGGTTTGACAATTGTTGGTTATGCAGCAGTTGTACTAGGTGTTGTTTCACTTGCACCTTTTTTACTAATGTCATTGATTGCAATTCCAAAGATTCAGCCTCACAGATGGATAAGTTTAGGTCAAAAGGGTGTGAAAAAAGATTGGAATTTGTTCTTTAATACAttgttttggaacttgaattttTGGGATAATGTTAGTACTTTGGCTGGTGAAGTTGAGACCCCACAAAAGACTTTTCCTTTAGCACTATTTTCAGCAGTGATTTTCACTTGTTTGGGATATATAATTCCACTTTTGGCTGTGACTGGTGCTGTGTCAGTTGATCAAAGTGAGTGGGAAACAGGATTTATGGCTAATGCTGCTGAGATTATTTGTGGTAAATGGTTGAAATTTTGGATTGAAATTGGTGCTGTTTTATCAGCAATTGGACTATTTGAGGCTCAGTTAAGTAGTTCTGCTTTTCAACTTTTGGGTATGGCTGAATTGGCATTTTTGCCTAAATTCTTTGGTTTGAGGTCTAAATGGTTTAATACACCATGGGTAGGGATATTATTGTCAACAGCAATTTCACTTGGTATGTCTTATATGAATTTTACTGATATAATCTCTTCAGCTAATTTCTTGTATAGTTTAGGTATGTTTTTGGAATTTTCATCTTTTATTTGGTTGAGAAGGAAATTTCCTTTGATCAAAAGACCATATAGGGTGCCAATGAAGTTGCCAGGATTGGTGATTATGTGCTTGATTCCATGTGTTTTTTTGGTGTTTATAATGGCTATTGCAACCAAGATTGTGTTTTTGATAAGTGGATTGATGACTGTGGGAGCGATTGGATGGTACTTTTTGATCAAGATTTGTAGGTCCAAGAA